One Spiroplasma sp. NBRC 100390 DNA window includes the following coding sequences:
- a CDS encoding deoxynucleoside kinase, with protein MKIAVFGTVGAGKTKVSEALCQQLNYNLFKEPLEENPYFNDFYQDMKGFAFKMQIYMLTTRIEQFFEIDNLADTVFDRTILEDPVFVRVSHLLEIMNDVDFKVYNRFFQNVITPILKQKLGFDVIIYLKVSTAKAVERINKRGRILELETPYHYWEKLNEQYEVLYDELKDDYHFIVVDADNDNFAEKMTFIMQKLLMIDNKVPCLI; from the coding sequence ATGAAAATCGCTGTTTTTGGTACTGTTGGTGCTGGTAAAACAAAAGTTAGTGAAGCATTATGTCAACAGTTAAACTATAATTTATTTAAAGAACCCTTAGAAGAAAACCCATATTTTAATGATTTTTATCAGGATATGAAGGGATTTGCGTTTAAGATGCAAATTTATATGTTAACAACCAGAATTGAACAATTTTTTGAAATTGATAATTTAGCAGATACTGTTTTTGACCGCACAATTTTAGAAGATCCTGTTTTTGTTCGGGTTTCACATTTGCTAGAAATTATGAATGATGTTGATTTTAAAGTTTACAATCGTTTTTTTCAAAATGTTATTACGCCAATTTTAAAACAAAAATTAGGCTTTGATGTCATTATTTATTTAAAAGTCTCAACAGCAAAAGCAGTTGAACGGATTAATAAGCGTGGCCGGATATTAGAATTAGAAACACCATACCATTATTGGGAAAAATTAAATGAACAATATGAGGTCTTATATGATGAACTAAAGGATGATTATCATTTCATTGTTGTTGATGCTGATAACGATAATTTTGCGGAAAAGATGACCTTTATTATGCAGAAATTATTAATGATAGATAATAAAGTTCCTTGTTTAATTTAA
- the deoD gene encoding purine-nucleoside phosphorylase: MTPHINAKQTDIAKVVLMPGDPLRAKAIAEKYLTDYKLVNEVRNMFMYTGKYQNIEITIAGSGMGCPSIGIYSYELFKFYDVDYIIRIGSAGSYKSELKLYDIFNVRAAFGESNYAKIAANIDDNLISASENLFNTIEEVALKQGIETHTGIAHAADVFYRYDDSLSFTEKHNLDVVEMESYALFANAIVTKKQAATLLTISDNLVTKQAASAMERQNNFMAMVQLALATAVQLIK, translated from the coding sequence ATGACACCACATATTAATGCAAAACAAACTGATATTGCAAAGGTTGTTTTAATGCCTGGTGACCCGCTACGAGCAAAAGCAATTGCTGAAAAATATTTAACAGATTATAAGTTAGTTAATGAGGTTCGGAATATGTTTATGTATACGGGGAAATATCAGAACATTGAAATTACAATTGCTGGAAGTGGGATGGGTTGTCCAAGTATTGGAATTTATTCATATGAATTATTTAAATTTTATGATGTTGACTATATTATTCGCATTGGCTCAGCAGGTAGTTATAAGTCAGAACTTAAACTATATGATATTTTTAATGTTCGCGCAGCGTTTGGGGAAAGTAATTATGCAAAGATTGCCGCAAATATTGATGATAATCTGATTTCAGCAAGTGAAAACTTATTTAATACCATTGAAGAAGTGGCGTTAAAGCAAGGAATTGAGACACATACTGGTATTGCCCATGCTGCTGATGTTTTTTATCGTTATGATGATTCATTATCATTTACCGAAAAACATAATTTAGATGTTGTTGAAATGGAATCATATGCCTTGTTTGCTAATGCAATTGTTACTAAAAAACAAGCAGCAACATTGCTAACTATTTCTGACAATCTTGTTACAAAACAAGCAGCTTCAGCAATGGAACGTCAAAATAATTTTATGGCAATGGTGCAATTAGCATTAGCAACGGCAGTGCAATTAATTAAATAG